From Oryza sativa Japonica Group chromosome 4, ASM3414082v1, one genomic window encodes:
- the LOC136356212 gene encoding uncharacterized protein — MAIGLLAWVIKAIDKKHRAFLWTGTDSAHGHPYWDSLKAPAERAVSDMFEASTFFVPGDGESILFWSDQSICGRSVASLAPDLLFAVPPRLHGSRKVASGLANNAWISDIRGALIVPVISQFLLVWDAVLHIQLTPGVGDRLFWRWTSD; from the exons ATGGCGATCGGCCTTCTAGCCTGGGTGATCAAGGCCATTGACAAGAAGCATCGTGCCTTCTTGTGGACGGGCACGGACTCGGCTCACG GGCATCCCTACTGGGATAGCCTGAAGGCCCCAGCCGAGCGAGCCGTCTCTGACATGTTTGAGGCGTCCACCTTCTTCGTACCAGGTGATGGTGAGTCGATTCTTTTCTGGTCTGACCAATCGATCTGTGGCCGCTCGGTAGCTTCCTTGGCTCCGGATCTCCTCTTCGCTGTGCCCCCGCGTCTGCATGGTTCGCGCAAGGTTGCTTCTGGCCTAGCAAACAACGCCTGGATTTCTGACATCCGCGGCGCCCTCATTGTCCCGGTCATCTCCCAATTTCTTCTTGTTTGGGATGCGGTGCTCCACATTCAACTTACGCCGGGTGTCGGGGATCGTCTTTTCTGGCGTTGGACGAGTGACTAG
- the LOC9267281 gene encoding uncharacterized protein, producing the protein MASNYVDTAGEEGRFHGHGHHSSGTTPTGAAASPKMRRSWSSAASASSGGGGHGSGPKCVCAPATHAGSFKCRLHRSSSHGHPSSSPTAAAAPAAAVQSSSSRTVAAQ; encoded by the coding sequence ATGGCGTCCAACTACGTGGACACTGCTGGGGAGGAAGGCAGGttccacggccacggccaccacAGCAGCGGCACGACGCcgaccggcgcggcggcgtcgccgaagATGCGGAGGAGCTGGTCGtccgccgcctcggcgtcgtccggcggcggcggacacggGTCCGGCCCCAAGTGCGTCTGCGCGCCGGCGACGCACGCCGGCTCCTTCAAGTGCCGGCTCCACCGCAGCAGCTCGCACGGCCACCCGTCGTcctctcccaccgccgccgccgcgccggcggcggccgtgcagTCCTCGTCCTCCCGCACCGTCGCGGCGCAGTGA
- the LOC4335744 gene encoding desiccation-related protein PCC13-62, translated as MAAPVTFAVVAAVALVALCGGGGARAQDMDNEWARNRGFYGGTGGGVVGGLLPQSDVDLLEFPLNLEYLEAEFFCWSALGYGLDGIDASLTGGGPAPVGAQTAALTPFVRDIATQFCYQEVGHLREIKQNVKGFPRPLLDISAANFGKIVETAMNTTLDPPFNPYENSLNFLLASYIIPYVGLTGYVGANPRLLTPQARKLVAGLLGVESAQDAVIRALLYEHGLSRVASYGVGVAELTAHISELRNVLGRKGVKDEGLVVAPGQGPEGQTVGNIIAGDRFSLAYDRTPEEILGVVYGSGDPAKAGGFFPQGADGRIARAFIA; from the exons ATGGCTGCACCGGTCACCTTCGCCGtggtcgcggcggtggcgctcgtcgcgctgtgcggcggcggcggcgcgcgggcgcagGACATGGACAACGAGTGGGCGCGGAACAGGGGGTTCTacggcggcaccggcggcggcgtggtcggCGGTCTGCTGCCGCAGTCGGACGTGGACCTGCTGGAGTTCCCGCTGAACCTGGAGTACCTGGAGGCGGAGTTCTTCTGCTGGTCGGCGCTGGGCTACGGCCTCGACGGCATCGATGCCagcctcaccggcggcggccctGCCCCCGTCGGTGCCCAGACCGCCGCCCTCACCCCCTTCGTCCGCGACATCGCCACCCAATTCTGCTACCAAGAAGTCGGCCACCTCAG GGAGATCAAGCAGAACGTGAAGGGGTTCCCGCGGCCGCTGCTGGACATCAGCGCGGCGAACTTCGGCAAGATCGTGGAGACGGCGATGAACACGACGCTGGACCCGCCCTTCAACCCCTACGAGAACAGCCTCAacttcctcctcgcctcctaCATCATCCCCTACGTCGGCCTCACCGGCTACGTCGGCGCCAACCCCAGGCTCCTCACCCCTCAGGCCAGGAAG CTGGTGGCGGGGCTGTTGGGCGTGGAGTCGGCGCAGGACGCGGTGATCAGGGCGCTGCTGTACGAGCACGGGCTGTCGCGGGTGGCGAGCTACGGCGTCGGGGTGGCGGAGCTCACGGCGCACATCTCCGAGCTGCGGAACGTGCTGGGGAGGAAGGGGGTCAAGGACGAGGGGCTGGTGGTGGCGCCGGGGCAGGGGCCGGAGGGGCAGACCGTGGGCAACATCATCGCCGGCGACCGCTTCTCGCTCGCCTACGACCGCACGCCCGAGGAGATCCTCGGCGTCGTGTACGGCTCCGGCGACCCCGCCAAGGCCGGCGGGTTCTTCCCCCAGGGCGCCGACGGCCGCATCGCCAGAGCCTTCATCGCCTAG